TTGCTTATTATATGGGCAAAAACAAGAAAACAAATCCTATCCAAATGTCGATAGGCGCGTTGTACAAGTTTTTCTCAGACCTTATTATGTACCATACTTTGATAGGGCAATCGCCATCCATTATCGCCAAAGAAATAGGTGTAAATCCCTATGCCATCCAAAATTTCGCAGAAGCTGCACGTTTTTATCCTTTAAAAATGGCAACCAGAATTATTTCCGTTATCCGTGAGATGGATCTTAAATCTAAAGGTCTCGGTGTTCGTCAAATGGAAGATGATGAAATCTATGTTGAAATGACATTTAAAATTTTAAATATCGACCAACTCAAAACTAAATAATTTTTAATAAATAAACTTCTACAAGCGATTTTGATGATTATTTCAAAATCGTTTTTTATTTATTTTAAAACAAATAAATTTCAATAACAATATCTAAATTACAAAATTGAAAAAATTCATAAGTCAAAATTAGTAAGTCCTAAAATTAATTACGATTTTTGACAATTAGATTTTTAAAAACGAATAAAAGTATATGGAAAACATTTTAGATTGCGTTATCGTAGGATCGGGACCAGCAGGTTACACCGCAGCAATATACGCAGCAAGAGCTAACCTAAAACCAGAATTATTTACAGGACTAGAGCCAGGTGGGCAGTTGACAACCACGACAGAGGTTGAAAACTTCCCTGGATATCCCGATGGTATTACAGGTCCCGAGATGATGATGCAACTACAAAAACAAGCAGAACGTTTCGACACTAAAGTACACTATGAAATGATCAGCAAAGTTGAATTTGCGACAAAAAGAGGAGGGGTACACAAGCTTTCTACAGGAAGTCGCGAAATTTTGGCAAAAACAGTAATCATCTCCACAGGTGCTCAGGCAAAATATCTTGGTCTAGATGATGAAAAAAAATATGCAGGCGGTGGCGTGTCGGCTTGTGCAACATGTGACGGATTTTTCTACAGAGGAAAAGATGTTGTTGTTGTTGGTGCTGGGGATACAGCTGCAGAAGAAGCAACCTATCTTTCCAAAATCTGTAACAAGGTGACCATGTTGGTGCGCAAAGATCATTTCCGTGCTTCTAAAGTCATGGTAGATCGCGTGATGTCCACACCGAATATCGAAGTAAAATTCAATCATGAATTAATTGGTATAGAAGGGGAGAACGCAATGGTAGAACGCGCCGTTGTTATCGATAACCAAACTCAAGAAAAATCAACAGTCGATGTACACGGTATTTTTATCGCCATTGGCCACAAACCCAATACCGATATTTTTAAAGATCAAATTACCTTGGATGAAAACGCCTACATCATTACCGAAGGAAAGTCTTCTTTAACCAATCTACCAGGTGTTTTTGCTGCCGGTGATGTACAAGACCATCATTACAGACAGGCTATTACTGCTGCGGGAAGTGGTTGTATGGCTGCGATGGATGCAGAAAAATATTTGGGCGAGCTACATGGCGAAAACCACAATTGGGTGGAACAAGATTAATGTTAAGAAATTTAATTTTAATATTCATAGGAGGTGGGATAGGCAGCATACTGCGCTATCTCATCTCTTTTTTTTCGGCGCGGTTTATCAAAATAGGGAGTTTTCCTTTAGCCACTTTATGTATTAATCTCATTGGATGTTTTCTCATTGGCTTGTTGGCATCTTATTTTATTAAGCATGACAGCACTTTGAAGTTTCTTTTCATCACAGGTTTTTGTGGTGGTTTTACAACCTTCTCAACTTTTTCCGCAGAAAACCTCAGTTTATATCAAAATGGAAATTATATTTCTCTGTTTTTTTATGTTTTATTGAGTGTCGTTATTGGTTTTTTTGCTGTATTGATGGGAGCTAGCATAATTAAAACTTAAATTTTTAGTTCTGAAAATTAGAGAGTTAAAAATATGTTCTAATTTTTTATTAAAAATATTTGCATGGCATTGAAAAGCTTTCTATATTTGCACCACTGAAAACAACGATACAAACGGTGTTTTTGGAGAGATGGCAGAGTGGTCGATTGCGGTAGTCTTGAAAACTATTGACTGTAACAGGTCCGGGGGTTCGAATCCCTCTCTCTCCGCGAAAGAAATATAAAACCTATAAATGAATGATTTATAGGTTTTTTTTATTTCAAAACTGAACAAATTTAGTTGAATCAAACTTAGAAATCCTGAATCAGTTTCGACGACTTTTCCTTCTTCCGAACAACGTATTAAATGATTCTTCTTTGCACCAAGCAATTTTCATTTCCTTATTTTTTATTTTCTCACGTGGACAAGTGAGATAACCGCCTTAGCAATGGATGCGCATCCGTGAGATGCCCGATGCGCATTGGACAAAGCACGCGTGCGCATCGGTGACATGCCCGATGCGCACGCGTTACCCATTTTCTATACACGCTGTGTTTATGGTACCTCAGAGGGGGTAATCGCGGATAAGAGGTGGAATTCTTTCTTGTTCAGATTAGGGTTTTAGGTTTAGGTTTATGTTTAATTCCGATGCTTTTAAATGAAATGGTGAAATTATTTAGGAAATAACAGAACATATTTTGCTTCGATAGGATAGGCGTTTTAATTTTTTGAAATTGTTTTTAGACTAATTTCCTCTATATCCAAAAAAGCCAGGTTATTTTTTTATTATATTTACATAATGTTTAATCCATTGTGTAGGTATGATTTACAGAATTTTTCATCCCGTTCCTATTTTAGCCGATGTTGTAGAACATTATTGGTATTCGAAGATTGACCTTTCGGAATCTGTCGTACAACATTATGCAACACCACTTTTACAAGGATTGGCTTTCAATTTCAATTTGAAAACAGAAGAACATGAATTTGCCAATCATAAATATACCTTGGATAAATCGGCTTATATTTTTGGGCAACCTACTTGTCCGCGTGTTATAACTACAAATGAAAAAGGGGTCGATATTTTGGGGGTGAAGTTTAAACCTTTAGGAATTGCCAAGATTACCGGAATCAACATGGAAAATATGGCCGATAAAATAATCGCTGTAGATGCTATTTGGGGCAACGAGTTGGAGCTGCTAAGCGATGAGATGCAGTCGGCACCCAACCTTGAAAGCACTATAAGCGTTCTCGAATCTTTTTTGATTAATAAATACCTACATACCAAGCTGCATTACCGAGTGGACAGTGTACAGAATGCCTTAGCTCTTATCGCCTATGCGCAGGGGAATATCGATGTGAAAACGCTTCAGGAAAAGACCAATATCACCCGCAAAACTTTGGAAAGGGCATTTAGAAATTATTTAGGAATCCATCCAAAATTGTATTCCCGCATTATTCGTTTTAATGCGATAAAAAATGTTTTAGATCGTACATCTATGGATTGCAATCTCACTGCACTTGCCATGGATTTCGGGTTTTACGACTGTTCTC
This genomic stretch from Chryseobacterium sp. POL2 harbors:
- a CDS encoding helix-turn-helix domain-containing protein, whose amino-acid sequence is MIYRIFHPVPILADVVEHYWYSKIDLSESVVQHYATPLLQGLAFNFNLKTEEHEFANHKYTLDKSAYIFGQPTCPRVITTNEKGVDILGVKFKPLGIAKITGINMENMADKIIAVDAIWGNELELLSDEMQSAPNLESTISVLESFLINKYLHTKLHYRVDSVQNALALIAYAQGNIDVKTLQEKTNITRKTLERAFRNYLGIHPKLYSRIIRFNAIKNVLDRTSMDCNLTALAMDFGFYDCSHFISEFKNFSGLTPHTYLKNSSTEFTREFV
- the trxB gene encoding thioredoxin-disulfide reductase; its protein translation is MENILDCVIVGSGPAGYTAAIYAARANLKPELFTGLEPGGQLTTTTEVENFPGYPDGITGPEMMMQLQKQAERFDTKVHYEMISKVEFATKRGGVHKLSTGSREILAKTVIISTGAQAKYLGLDDEKKYAGGGVSACATCDGFFYRGKDVVVVGAGDTAAEEATYLSKICNKVTMLVRKDHFRASKVMVDRVMSTPNIEVKFNHELIGIEGENAMVERAVVIDNQTQEKSTVDVHGIFIAIGHKPNTDIFKDQITLDENAYIITEGKSSLTNLPGVFAAGDVQDHHYRQAITAAGSGCMAAMDAEKYLGELHGENHNWVEQD
- the crcB gene encoding fluoride efflux transporter CrcB, with amino-acid sequence MLRNLILIFIGGGIGSILRYLISFFSARFIKIGSFPLATLCINLIGCFLIGLLASYFIKHDSTLKFLFITGFCGGFTTFSTFSAENLSLYQNGNYISLFFYVLLSVVIGFFAVLMGASIIKT